One region of uncultured Methanolobus sp. genomic DNA includes:
- a CDS encoding IS66 family transposase, with protein sequence MEREEILAVYEAGPEAVIELVTRLLGIIEQQNLIIEQQALQIAQLEERVKHLEEMLDKNSCNSSKPPSTDSYARKKPKVKAQRKKSDRSAGGQNGHPGTTLRMNDEPDELVVHHIDKCIKCGGSLVSVSPDYERRQVFDIPLITIKCIEHRCEIKKCPECSHMNKAVFPDGVTQPTQYGHRVRSFAVYLHTNQLLPYQRVVKLFSDILGCRISPATIVNIERNCYDKLEAFESGVRYLLKQSHAINLDETGLRINASRNWLHVAGTKNLTYYFVHKKRGSQAMDAMGILPGYTGVATHDFWKPYYKYDCQHSLCNAHLLRELTGVAEYSDQEWPKLMGDLLVCIKHQVDNGLLDTELIQKFSEDYDHITCYGMNEIPPDPESDVQSKKRGRKKQTAAKNLLDRFMRFKEDILRFMYDPDVSFDNNQAERDIRMTKVQQKISGTFRSEQGARNFCRIRGYVSTVNKKSLSVIDSISEIFNGNPLVYLLQN encoded by the coding sequence ATGGAACGAGAAGAAATACTTGCGGTTTATGAAGCTGGTCCAGAAGCAGTAATAGAACTTGTAACTCGGTTACTTGGAATCATTGAACAACAAAATCTGATCATCGAACAACAAGCTCTCCAAATTGCACAGCTTGAAGAACGTGTCAAGCATCTGGAAGAAATGCTTGATAAGAATAGTTGCAATAGTAGCAAACCACCTTCTACTGATTCTTATGCACGGAAAAAACCGAAGGTAAAAGCTCAGAGAAAAAAGAGTGATCGATCTGCTGGTGGACAAAATGGTCATCCGGGTACTACACTGAGAATGAATGATGAACCGGATGAACTTGTTGTTCATCATATAGACAAATGCATCAAGTGTGGGGGATCGTTAGTTTCTGTGTCCCCTGATTATGAAAGAAGACAGGTCTTTGACATTCCTCTAATAACCATCAAGTGCATTGAACATCGCTGTGAGATAAAAAAATGTCCTGAATGTTCTCATATGAACAAAGCAGTTTTTCCGGATGGTGTAACTCAGCCAACTCAATATGGTCATCGAGTTAGGTCCTTTGCAGTTTATTTGCACACTAACCAGCTACTTCCCTATCAGCGTGTTGTCAAATTGTTCTCTGATATTTTAGGATGCAGGATCAGTCCTGCTACAATAGTGAACATCGAACGCAATTGCTATGATAAACTTGAAGCATTTGAAAGCGGAGTGAGATATCTCCTGAAGCAATCTCATGCTATCAACCTTGATGAAACAGGTTTAAGAATAAACGCATCCCGTAATTGGCTTCATGTAGCAGGTACTAAGAACCTCACATATTATTTTGTACATAAAAAAAGAGGGTCGCAAGCAATGGACGCCATGGGTATCCTGCCAGGTTATACTGGTGTTGCAACACATGATTTCTGGAAACCGTACTACAAATATGATTGCCAGCATTCATTATGTAATGCACATCTGTTAAGAGAGTTAACCGGAGTTGCTGAATACAGTGATCAAGAGTGGCCAAAGCTAATGGGTGATCTGTTGGTGTGCATCAAACACCAGGTAGATAATGGTCTTTTAGATACTGAACTAATTCAAAAGTTCAGTGAGGATTATGATCACATTACCTGTTATGGAATGAACGAAATTCCTCCTGATCCGGAATCAGATGTGCAGTCTAAAAAACGAGGACGTAAGAAGCAAACTGCAGCAAAGAACCTGCTGGATCGGTTCATGAGGTTTAAGGAGGATATCTTGCGGTTTATGTACGACCCGGACGTTTCGTTTGATAACAATCAGGCGGAAAGAGATATCAGAATGACGAAGGTACAGCAGAAGATATCAGGTACTTTCCGTAGTGAACAAGGGGCTAGAAATTTCTGCCGCATTAGAGGATACGTTTCTACTGTGAACAAGAAATCTCTATCGGTTATAGACTCGATTAGTGAAATATTCAATGGGAATCCACTTGTTTATTTATTGCAGAATTGA
- a CDS encoding mannose-1-phosphate guanylyltransferase/mannose-6-phosphate isomerase translates to MCFGGILVKSIILAGGSGTRLWPLSREMYPKQFLKLNGNSLFQDTVLRCLEISKITEIFVVTNKSQKFFVIRQIEEMGHKIPVDNILLEPVGRNTLPAISFGMHEIKQRFGKSTVGVFSSDHILEKKSMDIFKNAEKLASDYLLTFGIVPTSPHVGYGYIKPTNPVENGFIVSDFKEKPDACTAEMYLEEGYLWNSGMFLLDTDIFFEELSIFAPEIYAIFDNSKNIWESFDEMPSISIDHGIMEKSNRVAVIKLDKKWSDLGSYKAIYEEFDKDENNNIILNCDDALIDSSGNLIHSKTGKIVSLIDVNNMVVVDTLDALLVCPRESSQKVQGVVSSLNEKDDERVKLHQKVYRPWGSYTVLESSERHKIKNIVVLPEKKLSLQLHHHRSEHWVVVTGMAHVQVDEDQYFLRQGESTFIQAGVKHRLSNPGKLSLEIIEVQLGDYVEEDDIVRFEDEYGRK, encoded by the coding sequence ATTTGTTTTGGAGGAATTCTTGTCAAATCAATTATATTAGCAGGCGGATCTGGAACTCGTCTTTGGCCTCTAAGTCGTGAAATGTATCCCAAACAGTTTCTGAAATTGAATGGTAACTCATTGTTTCAGGACACTGTACTAAGATGTCTTGAAATATCAAAAATAACGGAAATATTCGTTGTAACAAACAAATCACAAAAATTTTTTGTGATAAGGCAAATAGAAGAGATGGGTCACAAGATTCCGGTTGATAATATATTGTTGGAACCCGTAGGCAGAAATACGCTTCCTGCAATCTCTTTTGGAATGCATGAAATTAAGCAGCGTTTTGGGAAATCTACTGTAGGTGTATTTTCATCTGATCATATATTAGAAAAAAAATCAATGGATATTTTTAAAAATGCTGAAAAACTTGCTTCCGATTACCTGCTTACATTTGGGATAGTGCCTACTTCTCCTCATGTAGGTTATGGATATATTAAGCCGACAAACCCAGTTGAAAATGGGTTCATAGTATCAGATTTCAAAGAAAAACCCGATGCTTGCACTGCTGAAATGTATTTAGAAGAAGGGTACTTATGGAACAGTGGTATGTTTCTGTTAGATACTGATATTTTCTTTGAAGAGCTTAGTATTTTTGCTCCGGAAATATATGCTATTTTTGATAATTCAAAAAATATTTGGGAATCATTTGATGAAATGCCTTCTATCTCAATAGACCATGGAATCATGGAGAAATCAAATCGCGTTGCAGTTATAAAGCTTGATAAAAAATGGAGCGATCTTGGTAGTTACAAAGCTATCTATGAAGAATTTGATAAAGATGAGAACAACAACATAATACTAAATTGTGATGATGCTCTCATCGATTCGTCCGGCAACCTGATACATTCCAAAACTGGAAAGATTGTATCACTCATTGATGTTAACAATATGGTAGTAGTTGACACTTTAGATGCCTTATTAGTTTGTCCAAGGGAAAGTAGTCAAAAGGTTCAAGGTGTTGTATCTTCACTCAATGAAAAAGATGATGAGCGTGTAAAACTGCATCAAAAAGTTTACAGGCCATGGGGGTCATATACCGTACTGGAAAGCTCTGAAAGACACAAGATTAAGAATATAGTTGTTCTGCCGGAAAAAAAATTAAGTTTGCAATTGCATCATCACCGGAGTGAGCATTGGGTGGTAGTTACAGGAATGGCCCACGTTCAGGTTGATGAAGATCAATATTTCTTAAGACAAGGAGAAAGTACGTTCATTCAGGCTGGCGTGAAACATAGGTTATCTAATCCTGGGAAGTTATCTCTTGAAATTATTGAGGTTCAACTTGGAGATTATGTAGAAGAGGATGATATTGTCAGGTTTGAAGATGAGTATGGAAGGAAATAA
- a CDS encoding transposase, with product MQTKLRTYEIIPNENICFPIGTILAVNWLYDTLDLSAVFGKHKKNGIDINSLLKALISYKLTDNFSISKAHDWINRDEVLDIFNLPEFCERTLYRVLETLGNNRETIISNIQDEIFARYDFEHTNVNMDWTSIFFHGDKSPLGMYGYSRDHRPDKKQITIGLAELANPINVPIGLTVEKGNLPDQKHFGKTYYQINNRMDQGSLVVFDKGAHSKGNIDLIREDEMHYLTARKLNKSDDKKIAVFWEASPELIDSENGIYGLKTIKPSSVNYMYFSEKLQKEQHDSKIRKVMRLLEEAKEIQKAISKNKKLPKKFRINNVLVDVTYSLQTKLMELDEQEAIKLLEEKIITGREGFFCLRSSQNLTLKEALLTYRKKDSIEKIIHSLKNEIEIKPLRVWTEASIYGAVIIGFIAQLFISLMRYEFNELRHKSTKFIKNSLLNLTVTVDFTDEQSKKYIYANFDGINSLILRQKWVKS from the coding sequence ATGCAAACAAAACTAAGAACATATGAGATTATTCCTAATGAGAATATATGCTTTCCCATCGGAACTATTCTGGCTGTAAATTGGCTTTACGATACCCTTGATTTATCCGCTGTTTTTGGTAAACACAAAAAGAATGGTATTGATATCAACAGCCTACTGAAAGCACTTATAAGTTACAAGCTTACAGATAATTTCAGCATAAGTAAAGCTCACGATTGGATCAATCGTGATGAAGTGCTTGACATTTTCAATCTACCTGAATTTTGTGAAAGAACTCTCTACAGGGTTCTTGAAACCCTGGGAAATAATCGTGAAACGATTATTTCCAATATTCAGGATGAAATATTTGCCCGATACGATTTTGAACATACCAACGTAAACATGGACTGGACGAGCATTTTTTTCCATGGTGACAAATCTCCTCTTGGAATGTATGGATATAGCAGAGATCATCGACCAGACAAAAAACAGATAACAATAGGTCTTGCTGAACTTGCTAATCCTATAAATGTTCCCATAGGTCTTACAGTAGAGAAGGGAAATCTACCAGATCAAAAACATTTTGGGAAGACATATTACCAAATCAACAATAGAATGGACCAGGGTTCACTTGTCGTTTTTGATAAAGGAGCTCATAGCAAAGGGAACATTGACTTGATAAGGGAAGATGAGATGCATTACTTAACTGCAAGAAAACTCAATAAGAGTGATGATAAGAAAATTGCAGTATTCTGGGAAGCTTCTCCTGAACTTATCGATTCTGAAAATGGAATATATGGACTGAAAACCATTAAACCAAGCAGTGTTAATTACATGTATTTTTCAGAAAAGCTCCAGAAAGAACAACACGACTCTAAAATAAGAAAAGTTATGAGATTGTTGGAGGAAGCAAAGGAGATACAGAAAGCTATCAGCAAAAACAAGAAGCTTCCTAAAAAATTCAGAATCAACAATGTTCTTGTTGATGTCACTTATTCTTTGCAGACTAAACTGATGGAACTAGATGAACAGGAAGCTATCAAGCTTCTGGAAGAAAAGATAATTACAGGTAGAGAAGGATTTTTCTGCCTGAGATCAAGTCAGAATTTGACACTAAAAGAAGCTCTTCTAACATACAGAAAAAAAGACTCCATTGAAAAAATAATCCATTCCCTGAAGAACGAGATTGAAATTAAACCATTAAGAGTATGGACTGAGGCTTCCATTTATGGTGCAGTGATCATAGGATTCATTGCACAACTTTTCATATCGCTGATGCGATATGAGTTCAATGAACTCAGACATAAGTCTACAAAATTCATCAAAAATAGCTTATTGAATTTGACAGTAACCGTCGATTTTACGGATGAGCAATCAAAAAAGTACATTTACGCCAATTTTGATGGGATAAATTCACTGATTTTAAGGCAGAAATGGGTGAAATCGTAG
- a CDS encoding IS4 family transposase yields the protein MTNDPQIIEKNLCSIFSPDWLRQTAHETGLVKRERKIDPMIMFWVLTLGFGVQLQHTLASLKRSYEKAATKKISDGSWYERFTPELVAFLRACVMHGIEQLTQEQNKHLSEKLSQFEDVLIQDSSIVRLHSSLSEKWPAARIRTVAAGVKVGLLVSAIANEPKNVALYAESTNELKTLRMGPWIKNRILLIDLGFYKHQLFARIQDNGGYFVSRLKNNADPLIVNVNSTHRGRSIDVKGKCISEVLPHLKRQVLDADVEISFKRRDYNGKQKNDSEMFRMIAIMNKETEKYHTYITNIPSDVLDAEDIAKLYGARWDIELVFKELKSRYAMDVVNTTNKNIVEAYIWIAMLTLLVSRRIYTIVRSNNEKEMKLRYTQLRWSTIFSENANNQLRLILKYCGIEMSLEMIMEVYSSQALDPHVNRQRFREEWWA from the coding sequence ATGACAAACGATCCACAAATCATCGAGAAAAACCTTTGCAGTATTTTCTCTCCTGATTGGCTACGCCAAACTGCACACGAAACAGGTCTTGTAAAACGGGAACGAAAAATCGATCCTATGATAATGTTTTGGGTTCTAACCTTGGGGTTTGGTGTTCAGCTCCAGCACACTTTAGCTAGTCTTAAACGCAGTTATGAAAAAGCAGCTACTAAGAAAATAAGCGATGGTAGCTGGTATGAACGTTTCACTCCTGAGTTGGTTGCATTTCTGCGAGCTTGTGTTATGCACGGGATAGAACAACTTACTCAAGAACAGAACAAACATCTTTCGGAGAAACTCTCCCAATTCGAAGATGTACTGATCCAGGATAGCAGCATTGTTCGACTACATAGTTCATTATCTGAAAAATGGCCTGCTGCAAGGATAAGAACGGTTGCTGCAGGTGTAAAAGTAGGATTACTGGTAAGTGCAATAGCCAATGAACCAAAAAATGTAGCTCTTTATGCCGAAAGCACTAATGAGTTGAAGACATTGCGTATGGGACCATGGATCAAGAATAGAATCCTCCTTATTGATCTTGGATTCTATAAGCACCAGTTATTCGCAAGGATTCAGGATAACGGCGGATATTTTGTGTCCCGGTTGAAGAATAATGCAGATCCTCTTATCGTTAATGTTAACAGCACTCATAGAGGTCGAAGTATCGATGTCAAAGGAAAATGCATAAGTGAAGTGTTACCTCATCTGAAAAGACAGGTTCTTGATGCAGATGTAGAAATTTCTTTTAAACGTCGAGACTATAATGGCAAGCAGAAGAACGACAGTGAAATGTTCCGAATGATAGCGATAATGAATAAGGAGACAGAAAAGTATCATACATATATTACAAATATCCCATCGGATGTACTGGACGCAGAAGACATTGCGAAACTCTATGGAGCAAGATGGGACATTGAATTAGTATTCAAGGAACTCAAAAGCAGGTATGCAATGGATGTTGTGAATACAACTAATAAAAATATTGTTGAAGCATACATATGGATAGCAATGCTGACACTTCTTGTTAGTAGAAGGATATACACGATTGTGAGAAGCAACAATGAAAAAGAGATGAAGTTAAGGTATACACAACTTCGATGGAGCACGATATTCTCAGAGAATGCTAACAATCAGCTTAGATTGATATTGAAATATTGTGGAATAGAAATGTCACTTGAAATGATAATGGAGGTATATTCAAGTCAGGCATTAGATCCGCATGTTAATAGACAACGATTTAGAGAGGAATGGTGGGCTTAA
- a CDS encoding ISH3 family transposase, producing MSFLKFNSSTPSKVELRPKQCINAVLKPLTDNIAININGSLTCKDLFYAAICMAVEKSSVHSMSKHYQDVPCETSTRYHLNKLDLEELIRLNAKILLQGPISTLKTEKKYEFAIDFTNDPYYGETDSSNENYVIRGQAKKSTNSFYSYISLSIINKNERFTISVLPVERSETKINYLAYFVDLIGNLDLKIKVLCLDREFSSVDVFEFLQNKDIPHITPVVKKGNVIKRLLIGRKARDSQYVMKNPQKKEVRLNIVIDVKYMKGKRNKKGCENLGFVVYGLNWKPRKISTVYRRRFAIESSYRMRNIVKPRTSTRNVTFRYFFTLVSFLLRNTWLLIQKKHFTIVKRGPQTIDEDRFRFDRFILFVEEWFRRNLRVQLVVRCLR from the coding sequence ATGTCGTTTCTAAAATTCAATTCCAGCACCCCTTCTAAAGTCGAGTTAAGACCAAAACAATGTATCAATGCTGTTCTAAAACCTCTTACTGATAATATCGCCATTAATATCAATGGTTCTCTTACCTGTAAAGACCTATTTTATGCTGCTATATGTATGGCAGTAGAAAAAAGTTCAGTTCATTCCATGTCGAAACACTATCAAGACGTTCCTTGTGAAACATCTACAAGATATCATCTCAATAAATTGGATCTTGAAGAACTAATCCGGTTAAATGCAAAGATTCTACTTCAAGGTCCTATTAGTACTCTAAAAACTGAGAAAAAGTATGAGTTTGCTATTGACTTTACAAATGACCCTTACTATGGAGAAACTGATTCATCCAATGAAAACTACGTCATACGTGGACAGGCAAAAAAATCTACAAACTCTTTCTATTCATATATTTCATTGTCCATCATAAACAAGAATGAGAGGTTCACTATATCCGTTCTTCCAGTAGAAAGAAGTGAAACAAAGATCAATTACCTCGCTTATTTCGTTGATCTGATAGGGAACCTTGATCTTAAGATCAAGGTTCTTTGTTTGGACAGAGAGTTTAGCTCTGTTGATGTGTTTGAGTTCTTACAGAACAAAGACATTCCTCATATTACTCCTGTAGTTAAAAAAGGAAACGTGATCAAACGACTACTTATTGGTAGAAAGGCAAGGGATTCGCAATATGTTATGAAGAATCCTCAGAAGAAAGAGGTTCGGCTAAATATCGTTATTGATGTCAAGTACATGAAAGGTAAAAGGAATAAAAAAGGATGCGAAAACCTTGGTTTTGTTGTTTATGGGCTCAACTGGAAGCCCCGGAAGATTAGCACGGTCTATAGAAGAAGGTTTGCAATCGAATCGTCTTACAGGATGAGGAATATAGTCAAACCCAGAACATCGACAAGGAACGTTACTTTCAGGTACTTTTTTACATTGGTATCGTTCCTGCTTAGAAATACATGGCTCCTAATTCAGAAAAAGCATTTTACGATTGTAAAACGAGGTCCTCAAACAATTGATGAGGATAGGTTCAGGTTTGACAGATTTATCCTGTTTGTTGAGGAATGGTTTAGAAGAAACTTAAGGGTTCAATTGGTAGTGCGGTGTTTGAGGTAG
- a CDS encoding Mrp/NBP35 family ATP-binding protein encodes MTQNIQTTEDLLKKPEEPKLVRNMRAIKKKIMVMSGKGGVGKSTVAANLAAKLAERGNKVGLLDADIHGPSIPKMFGIEDTRPEVDENGIVPISVTENLVVMSVALLLEDKDAPVIWRGPAKMAAIKQFLEDVSWGKLDYLIVDLPPGTGDEPLSIAQLIEKMEGAVVVTTPQDVALVSVRKSIKFAEILKVPVIGIVENMAGIICPHCDEKIELFGKGGVEKAAADFNVPILGELPMDPKIAEIEDSGKVHTDINEEMFWGKEFASIVDSVESFKK; translated from the coding sequence ATGACACAAAATATCCAGACTACAGAAGACCTTTTAAAGAAGCCAGAGGAGCCAAAGCTTGTCAGGAACATGAGAGCCATTAAAAAGAAGATAATGGTCATGAGCGGTAAAGGTGGAGTGGGAAAAAGTACCGTTGCTGCAAACCTGGCTGCAAAACTTGCCGAACGTGGAAACAAGGTAGGACTTCTTGATGCGGATATACACGGACCAAGCATCCCGAAGATGTTCGGTATCGAAGACACAAGACCAGAGGTTGATGAGAACGGCATCGTGCCTATCAGCGTCACAGAGAACCTTGTAGTAATGTCTGTGGCACTCCTTCTTGAGGACAAGGATGCACCTGTCATATGGAGAGGACCTGCAAAAATGGCAGCCATCAAACAGTTCCTCGAGGATGTTTCATGGGGCAAACTCGACTACCTTATCGTTGACCTGCCACCAGGAACCGGTGACGAACCACTGAGCATTGCACAGCTCATCGAAAAGATGGAAGGCGCAGTTGTTGTAACAACCCCACAGGATGTTGCTCTTGTGAGTGTCAGAAAATCCATCAAGTTCGCAGAGATCCTGAAAGTACCAGTAATTGGAATCGTGGAGAACATGGCTGGAATCATCTGCCCGCACTGCGACGAAAAGATCGAACTCTTCGGCAAAGGTGGAGTCGAGAAGGCAGCAGCCGATTTCAATGTGCCAATTCTTGGTGAACTCCCAATGGACCCAAAAATAGCAGAGATAGAGGACAGCGGAAAAGTCCACACTGATATTAATGAAGAAATGTTCTGGGGCAAGGAGTTTGCTTCGATTGTGGATTCTGTTGAGAGTTTTAAGAAATAA
- a CDS encoding DUF134 domain-containing protein: MTCRGRPKAPRRIECSPDVLYFKPRGVPLKELETVALAIEELEALRLADLEGLQQEEAAISMGISRRAFWQDLQNARKKVALALIEGKAIEITGKNPLDTE, from the coding sequence ATGACTTGCAGAGGAAGACCAAAAGCACCCAGAAGAATAGAATGTTCCCCGGATGTATTATATTTTAAACCACGCGGAGTGCCGCTAAAGGAACTTGAAACCGTAGCTCTTGCCATTGAAGAACTTGAAGCCCTGCGTCTTGCAGATCTTGAAGGATTACAGCAGGAAGAAGCAGCCATTAGCATGGGAATTTCAAGACGGGCATTCTGGCAGGATCTTCAGAACGCAAGAAAAAAAGTGGCTCTGGCACTCATTGAGGGCAAGGCTATTGAAATAACCGGCAAAAATCCCCTGGACACGGAATAA
- a CDS encoding undecaprenyl-diphosphate phosphatase yields MLTVFEAIVLGIVQGLAEWLPISSEGMTTLVMLNFFDKSLSDALPIAIWLHTGTLLSAVVFFRKDLKEIITDIPQYVKSRDIQEKKDSLITFLLITTAITGIIGLPLILFATEMNDFSGRLATAIIGGLLIFTGLLQMSASKNTVHRKKTGIKDSLIVGTTQGFAALPGVSRSGITVSTLLLRNIEPAQALKLSFLMSIPAVMAADVGMGAMGLLDISMNSILALICAFLSGILTIDLFIKAAKKIDFSKFCIALGILSILAYFVG; encoded by the coding sequence ATGTTAACAGTTTTTGAGGCAATAGTACTTGGAATCGTCCAGGGATTAGCTGAATGGCTACCTATCAGCAGCGAAGGCATGACAACACTTGTTATGTTGAACTTTTTTGATAAATCCCTTTCAGATGCACTACCCATAGCCATCTGGCTGCATACAGGAACACTACTTTCAGCAGTTGTGTTTTTCAGGAAAGATCTCAAGGAAATAATCACAGATATTCCCCAGTATGTAAAAAGCAGGGATATACAGGAGAAAAAGGACAGCTTAATAACATTCCTGTTAATTACAACTGCAATAACCGGAATTATAGGACTTCCACTTATTCTCTTTGCCACTGAAATGAATGATTTTTCAGGAAGACTTGCGACTGCAATCATCGGTGGCCTGCTCATATTCACAGGTCTGCTTCAGATGTCTGCCTCAAAGAATACAGTTCACAGGAAAAAAACCGGAATCAAGGATTCACTCATTGTTGGTACTACACAGGGATTTGCAGCACTGCCAGGAGTAAGCAGGTCAGGAATTACTGTTTCTACATTGCTTTTGAGAAATATCGAACCTGCACAGGCACTAAAACTTAGTTTCCTTATGAGCATACCGGCAGTCATGGCTGCAGACGTAGGAATGGGAGCAATGGGACTTCTTGACATCAGCATGAACTCAATACTTGCACTTATCTGTGCATTTCTTTCCGGCATACTTACCATTGACCTCTTCATAAAAGCAGCAAAAAAGATAGATTTCTCTAAATTCTGCATTGCTCTGGGGATTCTCAGCATTCTGGCATATTTTGTCGGATGA
- a CDS encoding NifB/NifX family molybdenum-iron cluster-binding protein, with the protein MKICVTAKGSDLNATVDPHFGRCKNFLVVDSETMDFQSIGNDQGSASGGAGVQAAQQIIGEGINVLITGSVGPNAFSLLESGNIEMKIISGGSVKEAIEAYNSGSLESIDAPNSPGKSKR; encoded by the coding sequence ATGAAAATATGTGTTACAGCAAAAGGTTCTGATCTGAATGCCACTGTTGATCCTCATTTTGGAAGATGTAAAAACTTTCTGGTAGTAGACTCTGAGACTATGGATTTTCAGTCCATTGGAAATGATCAGGGCTCCGCTTCAGGAGGTGCAGGTGTTCAGGCAGCCCAGCAAATTATCGGTGAAGGAATAAACGTACTGATAACAGGTAGTGTAGGTCCGAATGCATTCTCATTGCTGGAGTCCGGGAACATTGAGATGAAGATAATCTCCGGCGGTTCTGTGAAAGAAGCAATTGAAGCTTACAACTCAGGATCACTGGAGAGTATTGATGCTCCTAATTCTCCTGGAAAATCTAAAAGATAA
- a CDS encoding NifB/NifX family molybdenum-iron cluster-binding protein yields MMKLCIPSMGQNGMEDTVGQHFGKVPYYTLYDTETKEASVISNTSEHNGGTGLPPEIMAKENVDIMLCGGLGKKAVDMFEQYGIAVFIGATGSIQDAVASWEASKLSKATRDNSCAGHGHDHDHDGHCH; encoded by the coding sequence ATGATGAAATTATGTATACCTTCAATGGGACAAAACGGAATGGAAGATACTGTCGGTCAACACTTTGGAAAAGTACCTTACTACACATTGTATGATACAGAAACAAAGGAAGCTTCAGTAATATCAAACACAAGCGAGCACAACGGTGGTACAGGACTTCCACCTGAGATTATGGCAAAGGAAAATGTTGACATAATGCTCTGTGGCGGTCTTGGAAAGAAAGCTGTAGATATGTTTGAGCAGTATGGTATCGCTGTATTTATCGGTGCAACCGGCAGTATCCAGGATGCTGTTGCTTCATGGGAAGCAAGCAAGCTTTCAAAGGCAACCCGTGACAACTCCTGTGCAGGCCACGGTCATGACCACGACCATGACGGTCACTGCCACTAA
- a CDS encoding ATP-binding protein, which translates to MKIAIASGKGGTGKTTVAVNFALAIGNAQLFDCDVEEPNCNLFLDLDLKKQEDVNIVVPDIDADKCTLCGSCAEFCRYNAIAKLPQNVMIFPKLCHGCGGCSIVCPENAISEIKRPIGTIEKGVDSGSGISFFQGTLGIGEPMATPVIRQLQAHIGENKVAVVDSPPGTACPVIATVAEMDYCVLVTEPTPFGLNDLVLAVEVVRQLEVPFGVVINRHGSGDDRVEEYCQSEGIPVLMKIPYDREMAILYSEGIPFVQRMPQWKENFSALYHEICSVVSENNSHRQVAGVSN; encoded by the coding sequence ATGAAAATAGCTATCGCAAGCGGAAAAGGTGGCACAGGGAAAACGACTGTGGCTGTGAACTTTGCCCTTGCGATTGGCAATGCCCAGCTTTTTGACTGCGATGTTGAAGAGCCAAATTGTAATCTTTTTTTAGATCTGGATCTCAAAAAACAGGAAGATGTCAATATCGTTGTTCCTGATATTGATGCTGATAAATGCACTCTTTGTGGAAGCTGTGCAGAGTTCTGCCGCTATAATGCAATAGCAAAACTTCCTCAAAACGTCATGATTTTTCCAAAACTTTGCCATGGCTGTGGAGGATGCTCGATAGTATGCCCTGAAAATGCAATTTCAGAGATTAAAAGGCCAATCGGAACAATTGAAAAAGGAGTGGATTCTGGTTCAGGAATTAGTTTTTTCCAGGGAACACTTGGAATTGGTGAACCAATGGCAACTCCGGTTATCAGGCAGTTACAGGCACACATAGGTGAAAACAAGGTTGCTGTCGTCGACTCTCCTCCGGGGACTGCATGTCCCGTTATAGCAACTGTCGCAGAAATGGATTACTGTGTGCTTGTGACTGAGCCTACACCTTTCGGACTAAATGATCTTGTACTTGCCGTGGAAGTTGTGAGGCAGCTGGAAGTTCCATTCGGTGTTGTCATCAATCGGCATGGTTCCGGCGATGATCGTGTGGAGGAATACTGCCAGTCAGAGGGTATTCCTGTACTGATGAAGATTCCTTATGATCGGGAAATGGCAATTCTCTATTCAGAAGGAATTCCTTTTGTGCAGCGTATGCCGCAGTGGAAAGAAAATTTCAGTGCCTTATATCATGAAATATGCAGCGTTGTTTCCGAAAATAATTCTCATCGTCAGGTTGCCGGGGTGAGTAATTAA